The segment AATTTGAGGTCATATACAATCAGACTCGACAACGGACTTTCGGTTCCATGCGTTGAGCACGGCAATCCCGCCGCGACGCCGCTGCTGCTCCTGCACGGATATACGGACAGCTGGCGTTCGTTTGAGCCTGTGCTGCAGAAGTTCCCGGCTTCGGTCCGCGCAATCGCGTTCACACAAAGGGGGCACGGCGAAGCGGGGAAACCCGCCGAAGGCTACACCCCCAGAGATCTCGCTTCAGATGCCGTGGCGCTGCTTGACCGATTGGGCATTGGCCGCGCGGTTATCGCCGGCCACTCTATGGGCAGTTTCGTCGCGCAGCGGATTGCGATCGATTATCCCGACCGGGTCGCGGGGCTCGTCCTCGAGGGCTCGTTTCCGGCAACGGCGGGCAATGCTGCCGTGGATGAGCTCTGGCGGGAGGTTGAGCATTTCACAGATCCCATCGAAAGGGATTTCGCCCTTGCTTTTCAAAGCAGCACGCTCGCGCAACCAATCCCGCGCGCGCTTCTTGAAACCTTCGTCGACGAAAGCCTAAAGACCCCCGCTCGCATATGGAAGGACGCATTGAGGGGGCTGATGGACGCCGACCATACGGCGGAGCTTACACTCATCCGGGCGCCAACGCTGGTCATGTGGGGCGCGGCCGATGCATTGTTTCCGCGCTCGGATCAGGACGTGCTCCTCGCACGGATTCCAGGCGCCCAGCTGTCGCTCTACGACCGGGCCGGCCACTCGATCCATTGGGAAGAGCCGCTTCGCTTCGCTTCGGATGTCGCTGCGTTCATCGAGGCCAGGACTACGTCCCAACAAGCCGCCTAGGCGCTGACAAGCGCAGCCAACCTGAGTAGATCGGGGACCACGTTCGCGGTCTCGGAGGCAACCGACAGCCAAGCGCCTGCGCGCAAGCCGCCGTTGGTGGACAAGAGTCAGCAGCGGCTCGCGCAAACTCGCTATGCTTGTTCTGTTGGCGGTAACGCTCACGGTTCTGATCGCATTGGCCGCCTTGGCGTATTTGGCGAACGTTTCCATAGTTGATCCATGGATCGACCATCCGCTGCTGACCGGTCGCGCTATGCACTCAAGCGAAACCGTGTGACGTCGATGGCCGCGGCCATCAGCGTCTGCGTGTAGGCTGCCTGCGGATTGCTGAAGATCACCTCGGTCGGCCCTTCCTCGACGATCTTGCCCTGCTTCATGACGATGATGTAGTCGGCCATGGCGCGCACGACGGCGAGATCATGGCTGATGAACAGGTAGGACAGTTCATGGTCGGCCTGCAGCTTGCGCAACAATTCGACGATCTGCTTCTGGACGGAGCGGTCGAGCGCCGACGTCGGCTCATCGAGGACGACCAGCTTGGGCTTGAGGATCATCGCCCGGGCGATGGCGATGCGCTGGCGCTGGCCGCCGGAGAATTCGTGCGGGTAGCGATTGCGCGCATTCGGGTCGAGCCCGACCTCGCGCAAGGCCTCGACGGCGCGCAGATCGCGTTGCCTGCCCGACAGGGCCGGCTCATGCACCAGAAGCCCTTCGGTGATGACCTGGCCGACGGTCATGCGCGGCGACAGCGAACCGAACGGGTCCTGGAAGACCAGCTGCAATTCGCGCCGCAGCGGCCGCATGGCCTGACGGTCGGCGGCGGAAATATCGCGATCGCCAAAGCGGATGAGGCCATCGCTTGGCAGGAGCCGCAGCAGGGCTCGGCCGAGCGTGGATTTTCCCGAACCGGATTCGCCGACGATGCCAATGGTCTGGTTGCGTTTGAGCCGGATCGAAATGTGATCGACTGCGCGCAGGATCAGCGGCTCTCCGGCAAGAAACCCACCGCCGATCCTGAAGGTCACCTCGACATTCCTGCCTTCGAGCAAGAC is part of the Mesorhizobium sp. L-2-11 genome and harbors:
- a CDS encoding alpha/beta fold hydrolase, whose amino-acid sequence is MSDNLRSYTIRLDNGLSVPCVEHGNPAATPLLLLHGYTDSWRSFEPVLQKFPASVRAIAFTQRGHGEAGKPAEGYTPRDLASDAVALLDRLGIGRAVIAGHSMGSFVAQRIAIDYPDRVAGLVLEGSFPATAGNAAVDELWREVEHFTDPIERDFALAFQSSTLAQPIPRALLETFVDESLKTPARIWKDALRGLMDADHTAELTLIRAPTLVMWGAADALFPRSDQDVLLARIPGAQLSLYDRAGHSIHWEEPLRFASDVAAFIEARTTSQQAA